One segment of Streptosporangium brasiliense DNA contains the following:
- a CDS encoding glycoside hydrolase family 48 protein, whose product MPQFRTRTGALPRFRRRVAALALLSLAAGTTTALAAMPALAAVSCEVAYTTNDWQGGFTASVAIKNLGDPLNGWTLGFTFPDASQKVTQGWSATWSQSGQAVTARNLDWNGNLATGASTDIGFNGSWSGSNPKPTAFTINGTTCGGTGPVNQPPTARITKPVAGATFTAPATVDITADAADGDGTVTKVEFFNGATLLGTDTSAPYAYSWAAVPAGDYSLTARATDDKGAATASAPVGISVQADTTPAVLLTPATLAVPEGGNADLSVKLSKAPAANVTVTTARTGGDTDLTVGSGGSLTFTPANWNTAQTVRIAAAEDADQTSGSAEFTATATGHTSAKATATEVDNDGTGGGNEYVKRFTTLYNKLKDPANGYFSPQGVPYHSVETFMVEAPDHGHETTSEAYSYYLWLEAAYGKVTGDWSRFNDAWASMEKYIIPATADQPTNSFYNASKPATYAGEWDDIRQYPSKLDGGVSVGSDPIAGELKSAYGTSDVYGMHWLLDVDNTYGFGRCGDGTTKPAYINTYQRGPEESVFETVPQPSCDTFKHGGKNGYLDLFTGDSSYAKQWKYTNAPDADARAVQVAYWAHTWAKEQGKESQVAASVGKAAKMGDYLRYAMYDKYFKKQGCTSTSCPAGTGKDSSAYLLSWYYAWGGALDASAGWAWRIGSSHNHSGYQNPMAAWALSSVDALKPKGATAVQDWTTSLKRQLEFYRWLQSTEGAIAGGATNSWQGHYAAPPSTLPTFYGMAYDWQPVYHDPPSNQWFGFQAWSMERVAELYYATGNADAKALLDKWVKWATDNTTVNADGTFQIPSTLVWTGQPDTWNAASPGANAGLHVSIRDYTSDVGVAGSYAKVLMYYAAKSGDAKAKSVAKGLLDGMWKNNQDAKGVSVAETKADYNRLDDPIYVPAGWTGKMPNGDVIDSGSTFLSIRSFYKNDPDWPKVDAFLKGTGPAPSFNYHRFWAQVDVAVALAEYGRLFP is encoded by the coding sequence ATGCCTCAATTCCGCACCAGAACGGGAGCGCTCCCACGCTTCCGGAGACGGGTCGCCGCGCTGGCGCTGCTCAGCCTGGCGGCCGGGACGACCACCGCGCTGGCGGCCATGCCCGCCCTCGCGGCCGTCTCCTGCGAGGTCGCCTACACGACCAACGACTGGCAGGGCGGCTTCACCGCCAGCGTGGCGATCAAGAACCTGGGCGACCCGCTGAACGGCTGGACGCTCGGTTTCACCTTCCCCGACGCCTCGCAGAAGGTCACCCAGGGCTGGAGCGCCACCTGGTCGCAGAGCGGCCAGGCCGTCACCGCCAGGAACCTGGACTGGAACGGCAACCTGGCCACCGGCGCCTCGACCGACATCGGGTTCAACGGGAGCTGGTCGGGGAGCAACCCCAAGCCGACCGCCTTCACGATCAACGGCACCACCTGCGGCGGCACCGGCCCGGTCAACCAGCCGCCGACCGCGAGGATCACCAAGCCGGTCGCGGGGGCCACCTTCACCGCGCCCGCCACGGTGGACATCACCGCCGACGCCGCCGACGGCGACGGCACGGTCACCAAGGTCGAGTTCTTCAACGGCGCCACGCTGCTGGGCACCGACACCAGCGCCCCGTACGCCTACAGCTGGGCGGCCGTGCCCGCCGGCGACTACTCGCTCACCGCGCGGGCGACCGACGACAAGGGCGCGGCCACGGCCTCCGCCCCGGTCGGGATCAGCGTCCAGGCGGACACCACCCCCGCGGTGCTCCTCACCCCCGCCACGCTCGCCGTCCCCGAGGGCGGGAACGCGGACCTGTCGGTCAAGCTCTCCAAGGCCCCGGCCGCGAACGTCACCGTGACGACCGCCCGGACGGGTGGCGACACCGACCTGACCGTCGGCTCCGGCGGGTCGCTGACCTTCACCCCCGCCAACTGGAACACCGCCCAGACGGTCAGGATCGCCGCCGCCGAGGACGCCGACCAGACCTCGGGCAGCGCGGAGTTCACCGCCACCGCCACCGGCCACACCTCGGCCAAGGCGACCGCGACCGAGGTGGACAACGACGGCACGGGCGGCGGCAACGAGTACGTCAAGCGGTTCACCACGCTGTACAACAAGCTCAAGGACCCGGCCAACGGCTACTTCTCCCCGCAGGGGGTGCCCTACCACTCGGTGGAGACCTTCATGGTCGAGGCGCCGGACCACGGGCACGAGACCACCTCCGAGGCCTACAGCTACTACCTGTGGCTGGAGGCGGCCTACGGCAAGGTGACCGGCGACTGGAGCAGGTTCAACGACGCCTGGGCCTCGATGGAGAAATACATCATCCCGGCCACCGCGGACCAGCCGACCAACTCCTTCTACAACGCTTCCAAGCCCGCCACCTACGCCGGTGAGTGGGACGACATCAGGCAGTACCCGTCCAAGCTGGACGGCGGCGTGAGCGTCGGCAGCGACCCGATCGCGGGCGAGCTGAAGAGCGCCTACGGCACCAGCGACGTGTACGGCATGCACTGGCTGCTGGATGTGGACAACACCTACGGCTTCGGCCGCTGCGGCGACGGGACCACCAAGCCCGCCTACATCAACACCTACCAGCGCGGCCCGGAGGAGTCGGTCTTCGAGACCGTCCCCCAGCCCTCCTGCGACACCTTCAAGCACGGCGGCAAGAACGGCTACCTGGACCTGTTCACCGGCGACAGCAGCTACGCCAAGCAGTGGAAGTACACCAACGCCCCCGACGCCGACGCCCGCGCCGTCCAGGTGGCCTACTGGGCGCACACCTGGGCCAAGGAGCAGGGCAAGGAGTCGCAGGTCGCCGCCTCGGTCGGCAAGGCCGCGAAGATGGGCGACTACCTGCGCTACGCGATGTACGACAAGTATTTCAAGAAGCAGGGCTGCACGAGCACCTCGTGCCCGGCCGGCACCGGCAAGGACAGCTCGGCCTACCTGCTGAGCTGGTACTACGCCTGGGGCGGCGCGCTCGACGCCTCCGCCGGCTGGGCCTGGCGGATCGGCTCCAGCCACAACCACTCCGGCTACCAGAATCCGATGGCCGCCTGGGCGCTGTCGAGCGTGGACGCGCTCAAGCCCAAGGGGGCGACCGCCGTACAGGACTGGACCACCAGCCTGAAGCGGCAGCTGGAGTTCTACCGCTGGCTGCAGTCGACCGAGGGCGCGATCGCCGGTGGCGCCACCAACAGCTGGCAGGGCCACTACGCGGCCCCGCCGTCCACGCTGCCGACCTTCTACGGCATGGCCTACGACTGGCAGCCGGTCTACCACGACCCGCCGTCCAACCAGTGGTTCGGCTTCCAGGCCTGGTCGATGGAGCGGGTCGCGGAGCTCTACTACGCGACCGGCAACGCCGACGCCAAGGCCCTGCTGGACAAGTGGGTCAAGTGGGCCACCGACAACACCACGGTCAACGCCGACGGCACCTTCCAGATCCCCTCGACCCTGGTGTGGACCGGTCAGCCCGACACCTGGAACGCCGCCAGTCCGGGGGCGAACGCCGGGCTGCATGTCAGCATCCGGGACTACACCTCCGACGTGGGCGTGGCCGGCTCCTACGCCAAGGTGCTGATGTACTACGCGGCCAAGTCCGGTGACGCCAAGGCCAAGAGCGTCGCCAAGGGCCTGCTCGACGGCATGTGGAAGAACAACCAGGACGCCAAGGGCGTCTCGGTGGCCGAGACCAAGGCCGACTACAACCGCCTCGACGACCCGATCTACGTCCCGGCCGGCTGGACCGGCAAGATGCCCAACGGCGACGTGATCGACAGCGGCTCGACCTTCCTGTCCATCCGGTCCTTCTACAAGAACGACCCGGACTGGCCGAAGGTGGACGCGTTCCTGAAGGGCACCGGCCCCGCGCCGTCCTTCAACTACCACCGGTTCTGGGCCCAGGTCGACGTGGCCGTCGCCCTGGCGGAGTACGGCCGGCTCTTCCCCTGA
- a CDS encoding glycoside hydrolase family 9 protein: MKRSLAALALLALVAVPVPTAQAVATTFSYGEALQKSIWFYEAQQSGRLPSWNRVGWRGDSGLDDGKDAGLDLTGGWYDAGDHVKFGLPMAAGATMLAWGAVEYRDAYASSGQLTHLLNNLRYVNDYFVKAHPSPNVLYGQVGNGGRDHAWWGPAEAMQMERPAYRIDASCGGSDLAGETAAAMAASSIVFRPTDPAYADTLVTHARQLYAFADTVRRKYSDCISDAQGYYNSWSGYNDELVWGAIWLNRATGDASYLAKAESYYDTLGTEPQSATRSYKWTIAWDDKSYGAYVLLHKLTGRQKYLDDANRWLDYWTVGVNGQRVKYSPGGQAVLDRWGSLRYAANTSFAALVHADSITDTVRKARYHDFAKRQIDYALGDNPRNSSYMIGFGANPPKNPHHRTAHGSWSDQMTNPAETRHTLYGALVGGPPDPDDKYTDRRDDYVMNEVATDYNAGFTSALARLYREYGGAPATGFPAAETPDGPEIFLEAGVNAAGSTFTEIKAIVRNQSAWPARPLTDGSFRYYFTLDGDTTAGQVTVSSAYNQCKAPTGPTLLSGKTYYVTVDCSGTSIAPAGQSQHRREVQFRIASTGTWDPSDDWSYKGVATTPGATPVRVSNMTLYAGTAKIWGNPPGDEPPPTEDEVAPSRPGKPAVSAVTGSTARLTWTASTDNVGVSGYDVYRGAAKVGTAPSNAFDLTGLTPATAYTVHVVARDAAGNSSPDSESTAFTTAAAPAGGCTATYRVTNSWQGAFQAEVTVKNEGATAVNGWSVTWRFPDGQTISQLWNGTHAQTGAEVSVRNVAWNGTLAPNATTSFGFTAGQNGANGIPAPVACAAS; this comes from the coding sequence ATGAAGAGATCCCTGGCGGCACTGGCTCTGCTGGCCCTGGTGGCCGTGCCGGTGCCCACCGCCCAGGCCGTCGCGACGACGTTCAGCTACGGCGAGGCACTGCAGAAGTCCATCTGGTTCTACGAGGCCCAGCAGTCGGGGAGGCTGCCGAGCTGGAACCGCGTCGGCTGGCGCGGCGACTCGGGGCTCGACGACGGCAAGGACGCCGGGCTCGACCTGACCGGCGGCTGGTACGACGCCGGCGACCACGTCAAGTTCGGCCTGCCGATGGCGGCCGGCGCGACGATGCTGGCCTGGGGCGCGGTGGAGTACCGCGACGCCTACGCCTCCTCCGGGCAGCTCACCCATCTGCTGAACAACCTGAGGTACGTCAACGACTACTTCGTCAAGGCCCATCCGTCGCCGAACGTGCTCTACGGGCAGGTCGGCAACGGCGGCAGGGACCACGCCTGGTGGGGGCCGGCCGAGGCGATGCAGATGGAACGGCCCGCCTACAGGATCGACGCCTCCTGCGGCGGCTCGGACCTGGCCGGGGAGACGGCCGCGGCGATGGCGGCCTCGTCGATCGTCTTCCGCCCGACGGACCCGGCCTACGCCGACACGCTGGTGACGCACGCCAGGCAGCTCTACGCCTTCGCCGACACCGTGCGCAGGAAGTACAGCGACTGCATCTCCGACGCGCAGGGCTACTACAACTCCTGGAGCGGCTACAACGACGAGCTGGTCTGGGGGGCGATCTGGCTCAACCGGGCCACCGGCGACGCCTCCTACCTGGCCAAGGCCGAGAGCTACTACGACACCCTCGGCACCGAGCCGCAGTCGGCCACCAGGTCCTACAAGTGGACGATCGCCTGGGACGACAAGTCCTACGGCGCCTACGTGCTGCTGCACAAGCTGACCGGGAGGCAGAAGTATCTCGACGACGCCAACCGCTGGCTCGACTACTGGACGGTCGGGGTCAACGGGCAGCGGGTGAAGTACTCGCCGGGCGGCCAGGCCGTACTGGACCGGTGGGGGTCGCTGCGCTACGCGGCCAACACCTCGTTCGCGGCGCTGGTCCACGCGGACTCGATCACCGACACGGTACGTAAGGCGAGATATCACGACTTCGCCAAGCGGCAGATCGACTACGCGCTCGGCGACAACCCACGCAACTCCTCCTACATGATCGGTTTCGGCGCCAACCCGCCGAAGAACCCGCACCACCGCACCGCGCACGGCTCCTGGTCCGACCAGATGACCAATCCGGCCGAGACCCGCCACACCCTGTACGGCGCGCTCGTCGGCGGCCCGCCCGACCCCGACGACAAGTACACCGACAGGCGCGACGACTACGTGATGAACGAGGTCGCCACCGACTACAACGCGGGCTTCACCAGTGCCCTGGCCCGCCTCTACCGGGAGTACGGCGGAGCCCCCGCGACGGGCTTCCCCGCCGCCGAGACCCCCGACGGCCCCGAGATCTTCCTGGAGGCCGGGGTGAACGCCGCCGGCTCCACGTTCACCGAGATCAAGGCGATCGTCCGGAACCAGTCCGCCTGGCCCGCGCGCCCGCTGACCGACGGCTCCTTCCGCTACTACTTCACCCTCGACGGCGACACCACCGCCGGCCAGGTCACCGTCTCCTCCGCCTACAACCAGTGCAAGGCGCCGACCGGGCCGACCCTGCTGTCGGGGAAGACCTACTACGTCACCGTCGACTGCTCCGGCACCTCGATCGCCCCCGCGGGCCAGTCGCAGCACCGGCGCGAGGTCCAGTTCCGCATCGCGAGCACCGGCACGTGGGACCCGTCCGACGACTGGTCGTACAAGGGCGTCGCCACCACCCCCGGCGCCACCCCGGTCCGCGTCTCGAACATGACGCTCTACGCCGGCACGGCCAAGATCTGGGGCAACCCGCCCGGCGACGAGCCGCCGCCGACGGAGGACGAGGTCGCGCCGTCCAGGCCCGGCAAGCCCGCCGTCTCCGCGGTCACCGGGAGCACCGCCAGGCTGACCTGGACCGCCTCCACCGACAACGTCGGCGTGAGCGGCTACGACGTCTACCGGGGCGCGGCGAAGGTCGGGACCGCCCCGTCGAACGCCTTCGACCTCACCGGGCTCACCCCCGCGACGGCCTACACCGTCCACGTCGTGGCCAGGGACGCGGCGGGCAACTCCTCACCGGACTCCGAGAGCACCGCCTTCACCACGGCCGCGGCCCCGGCGGGCGGCTGCACCGCCACCTACAGGGTGACCAACTCCTGGCAGGGCGCCTTCCAGGCCGAGGTGACCGTCAAGAACGAGGGCGCCACGGCCGTCAACGGCTGGAGCGTGACCTGGAGGTTCCCCGACGGCCAGACGATCAGCCAGCTCTGGAACGGTACGCACGCCCAAACGGGGGCGGAGGTGTCGGTCAGGAACGTCGCCTGGAACGGCACCCTCGCCCCGAACGCCACGACGTCCTTCGGCTTCACCGCGGGCCAGAACGGCGCCAACGGCATCCCCGCCCCGGTGGCCTGCGCCGCGAGCTGA
- a CDS encoding cellulose binding domain-containing protein, translating into MVDAPDWGQDRGSTMTANPPAFTFTNAPWNGTVPAGGSTTFGFIGSWTGTGTPPTPVIS; encoded by the coding sequence ATGGTGGACGCGCCCGACTGGGGCCAGGACCGGGGCTCCACCATGACCGCCAACCCACCCGCCTTCACCTTCACCAACGCCCCCTGGAACGGCACCGTCCCCGCCGGCGGCTCCACCACCTTCGGCTTCATCGGCTCCTGGACCGGCACCGGCACCCCGCCCACCCCCGTCATCTCCTGA